In Calliopsis andreniformis isolate RMS-2024a chromosome 6, iyCalAndr_principal, whole genome shotgun sequence, the genomic window TTAATTCAGACCTTCACAAAAGACACGATGGCTTTATCGCGGCTTCGAGCAACAGGGAGTCGGAATTGCGTAAGAAAATCGAGGAACTTCAGGAAGAAAACAATAGACTGTTCGCTAGCGTCGAAGAGTTGGATCGGCAACATGAGGAATCGATAGGTGAGTCTAAGACTgtgttctctattctcaaatttttcaattataaCCAGAGTCATTAACCAATTCCTTAAATTCGTAGAGGAAGTGCTGTCTCTTAAAGAAGATGTCGAGAAAAAGCACCAGTGCCTTCAGAAAGCCTACGAGCAGCTGTACGTAGACTACAACCAAGCTCAGGACAAGGTCACTCAGTTGGAGAACAGACTCCTCAACTCCACTAAGTGCATTCAAACCGAGACGATTTCTAATTCCGTGCAAACTGTACGCCCCGAGGTGGTGGACGAATCCATTCAAGCAAAGATTCCTGAAGCCAACGAGCAGACGAACGAAGAAACAGTCATTGACCAGATAACCAAGAGGGTCAAAGACATTCTAAAAAATACTTTTGTAGAAATAGAGCCTGGGGAATCGATCTTCGAATCTGTAGCGAAGCAATACGTCGACGTGAAGTGGAAGAAGGACGTGCTGGAGAAGAAGGTTACAGAGCTGACGCGAGAGTTGAAAGAGACTGTGGAGATGAAGGAAAATCTTCAAGTAGAATGTGACGATATGCAGACGCACATCGACTCGCTGTTGCTAGAGATTCAGGATCTCAAATTAAATTTGCCGTCCATACCTGAGGCGAGCGAGGAACGCGTAGCGTTGCTGGAGTCTGAAACAGAGACCTTGAACGAAGAAGTGAAACGTCTCCAGACAGAGAACGCTGTGTTACGAAAAGAGAACGCGAAGTTGGGAGGGAGTGGTGTAAACGAGGTACGGTTAGAGAACTTGATGCATGCAGGAAATGCGCCTAAGAGTAGGAAACCTACTAAGTTAGAGGATATCCCTGAGGATATCGAGGAAACTGACAGCTCGATGGAGAGTCTATCTCGCAAATTGCACGCGACTTTGGATGAGAATGACGAGTTACGGAGGAAAATCGATATGTTAGAGACTGTGGAGAAAGAAACGCAGGAACAGCTCAAGGTATCCCTGGAGAAGTGCAATGGTTTGGACAAAAACGCGGAGTTCATCGAGGAGCTGAAACACGACTTGGAAAATGCACAGCGAGAATTGGAGACATCCACCTCTAACATGAAACAGTTGGAAAGCACGTTAAAGCACATGCGAGATGCAAAAGAGGAGATACAGAAGGAAAATGAAGAGTTGTCTCAGAGAAATGAACAGTTGGAGGCTGAGATTTCTAGGTGGCGTGAGATTAACTCGGAACAGGAAAATAATAATGTGTTGGAGAAACTCCAGGAGCAACTTAATAGAGTCACTCGCGAGAGGGATGATTTAGAGTATGATATCTGGAATATGAGAAAAGAGCTAGACGAAGCGCTTAGGCAAGTAGATGCGAAGGATGATCACATAGCGAAGATAAATCAAGAGAATGAAAGTTTACTAAAGGAAAAGGGCTCCTTATTAGAGCAGCTAACTGCTGTTCAGATCGAGTCTAATGATAAAATAGATTTGGTGAATACAGAAAAGTCTTTACTTGAGCAAGAACAGGCGGAGTTGAAAGAAGCTGCCGCAGCCAGGGAGAGAGAATTAAATGAAGTTAAGAACCGATTACATGAGATGGAAGAAAAGTATACAAAATTGGAGAATGAACTTTTATCTATGAGCGCGAAAGGCGAGAAGCTCCAATTAGAAAATGAAAATCTACAGAATGAAATAAAGAAGCATGATGAACTGAGGAATGAATTGGATTTCTCAAAGTCCACTATTGAAAAACTTAATTCCATACAAAATGAGTATAGTCAGTTGATGAACGAGGTAGATGTATTACGCTTGAAGGAGAAAGAATTAGTAAACTTGCAAGAACATTTCTCAAAGCTTGCGGATGAGAATATGAATTTAAGGAGTCAACATGAATCGATTCAAGCTAAGTTAGAACAACTTAAAGATGAAGTAACATCTCTGCAAACAGAGAAAAATGAATTATTAAGCCGTGTCCAGGAGAATGTCTATGATAATGAAAAACAGCATATTGCAGCTCTTTTAGAAGAGAAAAATAGAGAAAACGACGCTCTgaaaagcaataataataaattaatggGAGAAGTCATTGAATCCCAAAAGAAACTGCAAATGACTTTTGAGAGTAATAAAGAATCGGTTGATATGGCGAAACAAACAATAGAAGGTCTATCCCATCTTATCAGAGAGAAAGACGAGGAAATTAGTACTCTAAAAGCGACGCTCGAATCAACCAAAAGTAATACAGAATTATCGAACGACTTTGCAACTATGAAGAAAGAGCGAGATGAATTAGTAAATCTTGTTACGATTAAACATAATGAGAGTCTGCAGTATCACGGTGAAATTCAAAGGTTGACACATTTGTTGAACGAACAAGTGACTCAAATTCAAAAATTAATGGCGGAGAAGGATTTAAATTTGTCGCAGTTAACAGAAAAGGATGCTGAACTTTTATGGACCAAGAACGAATTAAATGCAGTTCAGCAACGCTTGAGAAACATCGAAGAGTCGAATATTAGCGAAACTTGCGGTATTGTTGAGCATTCCAAGCAAACAGCAGAAATTACACTTCTAAACGAAAAGTGCAATGCCTTGGAAGCAGCTCTAATCCAGGAGCAATCTAATAACAGAATGTTGCAGCATCAACTTAACGAAAGTCAAGGCAAAGAAGTGAATGCGGCAAAAGAATTGGAAAGACTGCGTACGCATTTAGTTGAAATTGAATCCAGTTATACTGAAGAGGCTTTGATCGCTGAAGAGGCGCGAAACGAATTGGAAGCAAAGTTGCAACAAGCAGAAGAGAAAATGAAAAGTAGTTCGACAGCGTATACATCTGTCAGTATTAGAGCTAATCAGCAAGTGGAAACGTTACAGCAGCAAATGGCACTGATCATTCAGCAAAGAGATGACATTCAAAACAAGTTATCCGCTGCCGAGGACAGAATTTTATCGCAAACTGCATCTCTAACAAATCTGCAAATTGTTTTAGAACAGTTTCAACGAGGTTCGTATAAAATTCAAGTagtattaataaaaaatgatatGATGTTCCTTTAATTTATACATTCTATCTATTGCAGATAAAGAAAGAGAGATCATAAGAGCAACAGAAAGACTTCAAGCTAAACTAAATGACTCGTTTAAAAAACAGGAAGAACTGGCTAATGATGTTACTAATCTTAAGGtagatttttaatttattgataaatatattaaattataaattaagaTTATATTTATCAAATTATTCATCTGAAACTATGTTTAATAGGAGCAATTAGCTGAAGCTCAGGAATGCTTACAAGCCGCCTCCAGATTGAGCGAGCAACTTGATAAAAAAACGGAACGTATTGAACAACTAAGCCAAGAAGGTATCCATTTTTATGCTTATTACCAAAGTTTATTTTTTGCTTGCATCTTGTTCCTTTTACCTTTGGCATGATAAGCATTTTTTCATGATTGAAGTACTTCACCAATCATTATATATCAAAATCGACTTCATAGTGTCTTAATACTTCCATCAATTCAAggggtattcaaatatttgcaagcaatttttatataaattatatggTTAATTCTTAAAAAAATCATTTGTAAAACTATTGCTGAACGTAAGTAAATATATGTACATGCTTATTTGGTGTGGTTATAAATATACAGGATTTATGTGTTATTTTATATGTAATTTATACTAAAACTGAGTTATAAACAATGATTAACTAAAAATGTTCTAAAATATTTAACTTCTTAACCAGAATTGTGCTTAATACTTTTCAGTCATCAAAATATATTGAAATCTAAATTATTAAATAGCATTACATACTGAATGTTGTTTCACAGAGAATAATTCActgttttattatattataatgacctaattttctttttaaatgtcTTTATATTTTTCCATTTTAAAATATAGCAATTTTATATCATCAGCATTGGTGAATTATTCTCATATTACTATTTTTTATAATCATTCGAATTTTATCATAatagtattgtatttaagctaaaTTATTCATATGTATAATCACCCAAATATTGCATCATTATTGGAATGGTGATATGGAATATGCATAATACATGGACATAATATGGTAACATTTTCAAAAGGCATATTGGAGTGCTTCAAATTCCTTTTATGTGGATTAGGAAAGCACATGCATTCAAATTATGCAAAATGAATTTGATGCTATAACAGCTTATTTATAAAACAACATGCAACGTGTTGTATATTCTAATTACAATTTATGCACTGGTGAGATGGTTGAATCCCACTTTATAATTACTGGTTTGAGTGTGACCTGTAACTAATCTGCAATAGCAAACACATAAAAAATCTGGTGACGTAGTCTAATATCAGCTGGTAATTCTGGGATTTTGACAATAACCCAGGATTCTTGCTGGTATCCGGCTACGAACTGGGTCGTCGCCTTAGCACACTAAATCACATCTTCGTTAGCTCATGCATTGCCACTGGTGCTGGTACTATCTTTCCCCATTTTTCTAAATATAAATTTCTGATCTTTTACATAAACCATTGTTAAGGAATAAAGAACAGAcgagaaatttatttttatacttttttgtATCTATGTACATTAGTTACTTTTTTCCATTACAACATCCTTtaactttttatttatattattataaatactgCTATGTTTCACTTATACTTTTGCACTTAATGATTCGTTTGATTTTGTAATACTAGTAACTAAGTCATTCATATCCATATAACATATAAAAGTATATTTTTAGGTAATATTCTAGTTTTAATCTTTAAAATAAAATGCTAGCTAGAGTGATTTCTAAATATTAATGTACTGCAACATTAGAGTACTATGCAGTTAAATTGTACAAATTATGTGTATGATCACATGTACATTATTGTACCTATATTAATGTGAtcttataatttttaaatataaaagaaataagctGTGGGTACTCTAATAGTGCAAGTATAATAATTTTGCTATTAGGCTTGATGAACATGTATTTTACCAGCAGATAAAAACATGAAATTTAATGTGTATTAGGGACATATAACGCGCGTTGTACGGAAAAGAAATATATCAAACGTTAAAGTTTGGTAACGTTAGAGTGGGTAATCTCATGCGGTAACTGTGAGCGTGTAAATTGTAAAAGCTCATATTACCCCGTGGGGTTTCCCACCCGTTACCATTATCCTACAAGGATGAAAGCATGTAgtttgaatttttcatttttctttccaTAATTTATACTTGTAATTAATTTCATACAATGTAAGAAAGATTGACTAATTACTAATTCATTCAAATTTTGTAATAGTTTACAGATCAAAATTTAATTAAGTTTTtttctataaataatataattttttggAAATCTATATGTCAATTGGAGACAAATTACTCGAATTTGCACagaaaaattgtaataaatttataagctattatattttaatataatatttgatatcattGTAACATACTAAttacattattatattattgtaaCATACTAAAGTACTTATTACTATATTAATATAGCTTCCTTACTTCTAGTGGCATGTGTGAAAGTTAGTTTGCTAGTACGGCATGATAAATGAAGAATGCAGCATGAGCAATTAAGACATGGGTGCGAGTATTACATCAGGTACTGGTGTGATATTGAGGCAACCAGTACCTGTGTTATACTTACGCTCATGTCTTCTCAACCTTCGAATCTGCCAACTTTACAACGCTGGAATGCACatgtataaaaatgaaacaaccaAAATACTAAACTCTCTCTTAAGCAGTTAATGATTCtatttcaattatattttctaGCACATCATTTAATCAATAATGTCATACAAACTATTTTTTTAAGTAGTTATAAGTCTTTATTTTCTTATTACCATATTCctcatatttttattgtatatttatagtgGACCGATTGACAAACCTTGTGAATACTGCTGATCATAGGATAGAAGAAGCAAAACAAAGTGGAGAGGGTAAAGTTGATAAGTGAGTACATTATTAACTATCGCTTATACAACTTCATTGTGTAAAGTTAGCAGACGTGATAAAAATACGCTCATTTCTTTCAGAACTCTCATTAAAAATCTTTTCTTGGGTTACCTGTCCTCGTCAGCAGCGGataagtcctcagtactcagggtATTCTCCACGATTTTGGATTTCGACGAAGCAGAGAGGGAGAAAGCTGGCTTAAACCACACGGCCGCGCAAAATAGTTGGTTTTCGCGATTAAGTGGCGGATCCGCCGTTTCTAACAAAGTAAACTACTTGTTTCTATATTACACTTTCACTTTCTAATAGTTTTAGTTTTAAATAACTTGTTTAAAACACAATTATTACTAAAAAACGTTTGGTAAGATTACGCATCGGAGTAGGGTACATTCGCGGGTACTAAACGAAATATTACGAGATATCGAATTGGTGGTGTTGCATCGTTAGCGCCAAAATTTAAAAACCATAGTTACGTATTTAAATACTgatcattttttttataaaattatattgaaataaatatcgaaagcaataacaactaaaatatagCATATATAACACTAAAAGTATTTAAAGGAAATGTCTATTTAAAAGAGAatgtaaataattatatttttcagGAGCAAGAAGCATCTTTGTCAGCTGCATTTGTCAGAT contains:
- the LOC143180717 gene encoding uncharacterized protein LOC143180717 isoform X2, giving the protein MVNRIIQMEEKNREAERNTKRIQSDETALINDFRTVLSKLNSLEKLDLVRDALKALETENEKQSEANKREKSDFDEKFKWRGTVGNESVAAKPNFDVNSDLHKRHDGFIAASSNRESELRKKIEELQEENNRLFASVEELDRQHEESIEEVLSLKEDVEKKHQCLQKAYEQLYVDYNQAQDKVTQLENRLLNSTKCIQTETISNSVQTVRPEVVDESIQAKIPEANEQTNEETVIDQITKRVKDILKNTFVEIEPGESIFESVAKQYVDVKWKKDVLEKKVTELTRELKETVEMKENLQVECDDMQTHIDSLLLEIQDLKLNLPSIPEASEERVALLESETETLNEEVKRLQTENAVLRKENAKLGGSGVNEVRLENLMHAGNAPKSRKPTKLEDIPEDIEETDSSMESLSRKLHATLDENDELRRKIDMLETVEKETQEQLKVSLEKCNGLDKNAEFIEELKHDLENAQRELETSTSNMKQLESTLKHMRDAKEEIQKENEELSQRNEQLEAEISRWREINSEQENNNVLEKLQEQLNRVTRERDDLEYDIWNMRKELDEALRQVDAKDDHIAKINQENESLLKEKGSLLEQLTAVQIESNDKIDLVNTEKSLLEQEQAELKEAAAARERELNEVKNRLHEMEEKYTKLENELLSMSAKGEKLQLENENLQNEIKKHDELRNELDFSKSTIEKLNSIQNEYSQLMNEVDVLRLKEKELVNLQEHFSKLADENMNLRSQHESIQAKLEQLKDEVTSLQTEKNELLSRVQENVYDNEKQHIAALLEEKNRENDALKSNNNKLMGEVIESQKKLQMTFESNKESVDMAKQTIEGLSHLIREKDEEISTLKATLESTKSNTELSNDFATMKKERDELVNLVTIKHNESLQYHGEIQRLTHLLNEQVTQIQKLMAEKDLNLSQLTEKDAELLWTKNELNAVQQRLRNIEESNISETCGIVEHSKQTAEITLLNEKCNALEAALIQEQSNNRMLQHQLNESQGKEVNAAKELERLRTHLVEIESSYTEEALIAEEARNELEAKLQQAEEKMKSSSTAYTSVSIRANQQVETLQQQMALIIQQRDDIQNKLSAAEDRILSQTASLTNLQIVLEQFQRDKEREIIRATERLQAKLNDSFKKQEELANDVTNLKEQLAEAQECLQAASRLSEQLDKKTERIEQLSQEVDRLTNLVNTADHRIEEAKQSGEGKVDKTLIKNLFLGYLSSSAADKSSVLRVFSTILDFDEAEREKAGLNHTAAQNSWFSRLSGGSAVSNKEQEASLSAAFVRFLESESKPKPQLPALPIQTSPLPRPGHSRQHSTSSTQSTLLLSNVNLPTFPDFVPARNTGSILKEVLKDS
- the LOC143180717 gene encoding uncharacterized protein LOC143180717 isoform X1, yielding MAWFGDGLPSLSNLKGQLTNFTKEVLSEGIVEETDERSKALNEANERCVELQELLNSKDAEISLLRRQNCELQKTVVELNAVSKESNNTNQDDDSEVFFWDPPSAKNRHSKNQNHVRQLQEQLAQASVRIRDLETELKCVQKVSNTSLRDELTDSHQKAEFLRAKQDMVNRIIQMEEKNREAERNTKRIQSDETALINDFRTVLSKLNSLEKLDLVRDALKALETENEKQSEANKREKSDFDEKFKWRGTVGNESVAAKPNFDVNSDLHKRHDGFIAASSNRESELRKKIEELQEENNRLFASVEELDRQHEESIEEVLSLKEDVEKKHQCLQKAYEQLYVDYNQAQDKVTQLENRLLNSTKCIQTETISNSVQTVRPEVVDESIQAKIPEANEQTNEETVIDQITKRVKDILKNTFVEIEPGESIFESVAKQYVDVKWKKDVLEKKVTELTRELKETVEMKENLQVECDDMQTHIDSLLLEIQDLKLNLPSIPEASEERVALLESETETLNEEVKRLQTENAVLRKENAKLGGSGVNEVRLENLMHAGNAPKSRKPTKLEDIPEDIEETDSSMESLSRKLHATLDENDELRRKIDMLETVEKETQEQLKVSLEKCNGLDKNAEFIEELKHDLENAQRELETSTSNMKQLESTLKHMRDAKEEIQKENEELSQRNEQLEAEISRWREINSEQENNNVLEKLQEQLNRVTRERDDLEYDIWNMRKELDEALRQVDAKDDHIAKINQENESLLKEKGSLLEQLTAVQIESNDKIDLVNTEKSLLEQEQAELKEAAAARERELNEVKNRLHEMEEKYTKLENELLSMSAKGEKLQLENENLQNEIKKHDELRNELDFSKSTIEKLNSIQNEYSQLMNEVDVLRLKEKELVNLQEHFSKLADENMNLRSQHESIQAKLEQLKDEVTSLQTEKNELLSRVQENVYDNEKQHIAALLEEKNRENDALKSNNNKLMGEVIESQKKLQMTFESNKESVDMAKQTIEGLSHLIREKDEEISTLKATLESTKSNTELSNDFATMKKERDELVNLVTIKHNESLQYHGEIQRLTHLLNEQVTQIQKLMAEKDLNLSQLTEKDAELLWTKNELNAVQQRLRNIEESNISETCGIVEHSKQTAEITLLNEKCNALEAALIQEQSNNRMLQHQLNESQGKEVNAAKELERLRTHLVEIESSYTEEALIAEEARNELEAKLQQAEEKMKSSSTAYTSVSIRANQQVETLQQQMALIIQQRDDIQNKLSAAEDRILSQTASLTNLQIVLEQFQRDKEREIIRATERLQAKLNDSFKKQEELANDVTNLKEQLAEAQECLQAASRLSEQLDKKTERIEQLSQEVDRLTNLVNTADHRIEEAKQSGEGKVDKTLIKNLFLGYLSSSAADKSSVLRVFSTILDFDEAEREKAGLNHTAAQNSWFSRLSGGSAVSNKEQEASLSAAFVRFLESESKPKPQLPALPIQTSPLPRPGHSRQHSTSSTQSTLLLSNVNLPTFPDFVPARNTGSILKEVLKDS